The following coding sequences lie in one Populus trichocarpa isolate Nisqually-1 chromosome 14, P.trichocarpa_v4.1, whole genome shotgun sequence genomic window:
- the LOC18109682 gene encoding uncharacterized protein LOC18109682, which translates to MAANHRPDLGFERDSIVVHHGVFAMLVDTLNKQIQVKYQSMPISPYDTHKRVMSAFLAALFIYATASVAEAIPRSQESVYQRLFGKIRLFASALATVFLLVLLTPPWGYSIISILWICLLVSLAYESCQQFYQLLSQAYTDMLEKLFDGERSREEDPS; encoded by the exons ATGGCTGCAAACCATAGGCCAGATCTTGGGTTCGAGAGAGACAG CATCGTTGTGCATCATGGAGTCTTCGCTATGCTCGTGGAcacattaaataaacaaatccaAGTGAAATATCAATCAATGCCTATTTCTCCATACGATACTCACAAGAGGGTCATGTCAGCGTTTTTGGCCGCTCTATTTATATACGCCACAGCATCGGTGGCCGAGGCGATACCGCGGAGCCAGGAATCAGTTTACCAGAGGCTTTTCGGCAAGATCCGCCTCTTTGCAAGCGCCCTTGCTACAGTTTTCCTTCTGGTGCTTCTAACCCCACCTTGGGGGTACTCTATCATTTCTATTCTGTGGATTTGTTTATTGGTGTCACTAGCATATGAATCATGTCAACAATTCTACCAATTGCTAAGCCAAGCATATACTGACATGCTGGAAAAGCTATTTGATGGTGAGAGGAGCCGTGAAGAGGACCCAAGCTAG
- the LOC18109683 gene encoding uncharacterized protein LOC18109683, which translates to MAVNPRENPAFEKESIIMQHGIFALLVGTLNNQIQVKYQSIKGSPFDSHDVIMSVFLVALFIYATASVAEVMLRARESTYYTLVGNLRLFASALAAILLLAILAPILGCVISVVWACLFMGVAYESSREFFNILSQLTNKLLDMFTRLIPRVRRHEEELNQPRV; encoded by the exons ATGGCTGTAAACCCCAGGGAAAATCCCGCTTTCGAAAAAGAAAG CATTATTATGCAACATGGAATATTTGCCCTCCTGGTTGGGACGCTAAACAATCAAATCCAAGTGAAGTACCAGTCAATTAAAGGCTCTCCATTCGACAGCCACGACGTTATTATGTCAGTTTTCCTTGTTGCTCTGTTTATATATGCCACGGCATCGGTGGCCGAAGTTATGCTCCGAGCTCGAGAATCAACTTACTACACACTGGTTGGCAATCTCCGACTCTTTGCCAGTGCCCTTGCTGCGATATTGCTTCTAGCTATTCTGGCTCCAATTCTGGGGTGCGTTATTTCCGTCGTATGGGCCTGTTTATTTATGGGAGTCGCATATGAATCAAGCAGAGAGTTTTTCAACATTTTAAGCCAGTTAACCAATAAGTTACTAGACATGTTTACCAGGCTAATTCCACGCGTGAGGAGACACGAGGAGGAACTAAATCAGCCACGTGTCTAG